One genomic segment of Humidesulfovibrio mexicanus includes these proteins:
- a CDS encoding HD family phosphohydrolase, whose protein sequence is MAETSGASCSEPPEKQGNGFDADLDLDHAGLEELRAHAARLREHLRHLTDIGLALSGEQNRDRLFEMIVSLARSITLADAGTLYIVDDTGRKLEFVVLQNDTMNVRLGGASGNPITLPPVNLYTEAGEENHANVSSHVALTREVVNIEDVYCAEGFDFSGTRRYDSSTGYRSRSMLVIPLENHEDEIIGVLQLLNAKDKRTGEVAAFSSVGLAAVKSLASQAAVALTNTQLINGLKALLYSFMQSIAAAIDAKSPYTRGHIDRVVDLTMRIAEAVNAQQDGPFQNVRFDENEMEELKLAAWMHDVGKITTPVHVVDKATKLEAIVDRIDLVQTRFRLIGKAIQAELLEKLLELAGSGASRQEMFAVTDEMERRRQELEDDLAYIVSCNTPGEFMSDERIERVKAIAARTYKDGDEEKPWLTEDEVRNLCIRKGTLTDAERKIIEDHTVVTIDMLSRLPFPKRLARVPEFAGAHHEKLDGTGYPNHIGGEALSLQARILAVADVFEALTAKDRPYKEPMKLSQAMKIMGFMVKDRHMDPEVFDLFFKTGVYRQYAEAHMGAGQIDEVPQPSPPQQMKG, encoded by the coding sequence ATGGCGGAGACGAGCGGGGCGTCATGCTCCGAACCACCGGAGAAGCAGGGAAACGGCTTCGACGCCGATCTGGACCTCGACCATGCCGGGCTTGAGGAACTGCGCGCCCACGCCGCCCGTCTCCGCGAGCACCTGCGCCACCTGACGGACATCGGCCTGGCGCTCTCCGGCGAGCAGAACCGCGACCGCCTGTTCGAGATGATCGTAAGCCTTGCGCGTTCCATCACCCTGGCCGACGCGGGCACCCTCTACATAGTGGACGACACCGGCCGCAAGCTCGAATTCGTGGTGCTGCAGAACGACACCATGAATGTGCGCCTTGGCGGCGCAAGCGGCAACCCCATCACCCTGCCCCCGGTGAACCTGTATACCGAGGCGGGCGAGGAGAACCACGCCAACGTGTCCTCCCATGTGGCCCTTACCAGAGAGGTCGTGAACATCGAGGACGTGTATTGCGCGGAGGGCTTCGATTTCAGCGGCACGCGCCGCTACGATTCCTCCACCGGCTACCGCTCACGCTCCATGCTCGTCATCCCGCTGGAGAACCACGAAGACGAGATCATCGGCGTGCTGCAGCTCTTGAACGCCAAGGACAAGCGCACGGGAGAGGTCGCGGCCTTCTCTTCCGTCGGCCTGGCGGCGGTCAAGTCCCTGGCCAGCCAGGCCGCCGTGGCCCTCACCAACACCCAGCTCATCAACGGCCTGAAGGCCCTGCTGTATTCCTTCATGCAAAGCATCGCGGCGGCCATCGACGCCAAGAGCCCATACACCCGCGGCCACATCGACCGCGTGGTGGACTTGACCATGCGCATCGCCGAGGCCGTGAACGCGCAGCAGGACGGCCCCTTCCAGAACGTGCGTTTCGACGAGAACGAAATGGAGGAGTTGAAGCTCGCCGCCTGGATGCACGACGTGGGCAAGATCACCACCCCGGTGCATGTGGTGGACAAGGCCACCAAGCTCGAGGCCATAGTGGACCGCATCGACCTTGTGCAAACGCGCTTCAGGCTCATCGGCAAGGCCATCCAGGCAGAACTGCTGGAGAAATTGCTTGAGCTGGCCGGAAGCGGGGCCTCGCGCCAAGAGATGTTCGCCGTCACCGACGAAATGGAGCGCCGCAGGCAGGAACTGGAGGACGACCTCGCCTACATCGTCTCCTGCAACACGCCCGGCGAGTTCATGAGCGACGAGCGCATCGAGCGGGTCAAGGCCATCGCCGCGCGCACCTATAAGGACGGCGACGAGGAAAAGCCCTGGCTCACCGAGGACGAGGTCCGGAATCTCTGCATCCGCAAAGGCACCCTCACCGATGCCGAGCGCAAGATCATCGAAGACCACACGGTGGTCACCATCGACATGCTCTCGCGCTTGCCGTTCCCCAAGCGCCTGGCTCGCGTGCCGGAATTCGCCGGGGCGCACCACGAGAAGCTCGACGGCACCGGCTATCCCAACCACATCGGCGGCGAGGCGCTTTCGCTCCAAGCGCGCATCCTGGCCGTGGCCGACGTGTTCGAGGCCCTCACCGCCAAGGACCGGCCCTACAAGGAGCCCATGAAGCTCTCTCAGGCCATGAAGATTATGGGCTTCATGGTCAAGGACCGGCACATGGACCCGGAGGTCTTCGACCTCTTCTTCAAGACCGGCGTGTACAGGCAGTATGCCGAAGCGCACATGGGCGCGGGGCAGATCGACGAGGTGCCGCAGCCTTCCCCGCCGCAGCAGATG
- a CDS encoding phosphatidate cytidylyltransferase, which translates to MSASAHQQRILTAILAVSLVALALWQGGVFVLAVLVAVSALGQWEFTAMFRPGPEHRPLRLTGMALGLGLLLAVRLAGQEYLAWVLAACFWFLALRFLLRYGRDQEGADFHDELILMAGLMYLPLMLQFCLSLSTPEIVLVLLSTAVSDTAAYYSGTYFGKTKIWPQVSPKKSWAGSIGGFIGCVAAVTAYGVSFGDAPVVLWVLLGALLNIAAQMGDFFESALKRKLCVKDSGTLLPGHGGLLDRIDSLLLALPCYALFKEVAPLFP; encoded by the coding sequence GTGTCGGCATCCGCCCATCAGCAGCGCATTCTCACCGCCATTCTCGCCGTGTCCCTGGTGGCCCTTGCCCTGTGGCAGGGCGGCGTGTTCGTCCTGGCGGTCCTGGTGGCGGTAAGCGCCCTGGGCCAGTGGGAGTTCACGGCCATGTTCCGCCCCGGCCCGGAACACAGGCCCCTGCGGCTGACAGGCATGGCCCTTGGCCTGGGCCTGCTTCTGGCCGTGCGCCTGGCCGGGCAGGAGTATCTGGCCTGGGTGCTGGCCGCCTGCTTCTGGTTTCTGGCCCTGCGCTTTTTGCTGCGCTACGGCCGCGACCAGGAAGGCGCCGACTTCCACGATGAACTGATCCTCATGGCCGGGCTCATGTATCTGCCGCTCATGCTCCAGTTCTGCCTCTCCCTTTCCACGCCGGAAATCGTCCTCGTGCTTCTTTCCACTGCGGTTTCGGACACGGCGGCCTACTATTCCGGCACCTATTTCGGCAAAACCAAAATTTGGCCGCAGGTAAGCCCCAAGAAATCCTGGGCCGGAAGCATCGGCGGCTTCATTGGTTGCGTGGCCGCGGTGACGGCCTACGGCGTCTCTTTCGGCGATGCGCCCGTTGTCCTCTGGGTGCTTCTGGGAGCGCTCTTGAACATCGCGGCGCAGATGGGCGACTTCTTCGAGTCCGCCCTCAAGCGCAAACTCTGCGTCAAGGACTCCGGCACGCTGCTTCCCGGCCACGGCGGCCTGCTCGACCGCATCGACAGCCTGCTGCTGGCCCTGCC